The Ovis aries strain OAR_USU_Benz2616 breed Rambouillet chromosome X, ARS-UI_Ramb_v3.0, whole genome shotgun sequence genomic sequence CTATCTAAAGTGagttggattttattttctcctaccTACAGGGCATCAGTACCATGATAGATTcctattaacttttaaaaagagcgGTGAAAACAAATCTCACACATTTTGGTCATAATACTCCTTTAAATGTCAGTGTTTTGTGCATTGAGTGTCTGTGAATCctaaaaaatataaggaaaagaaattctaaagGTTCTGAAAGCTCACTTTACAACCAATAATAGAAAATACAAGTCGTTCGTGAGGTAAACTTTGGATAACATCGATTTTATCTCTGGAAAACGAAGCCCACAgagtgtatctttcttttttttttttagagtgtaTCTTTCGATCTGAAAAACATTAACCTTTCAAGATTAAACTTTCCATTTACTTATAAACAGGGAACCTGAAATACTACGACTTCAGAACTCAGCCAGAAGCGGGTAACCGCTTTGAATGCCGGGATTTGTAGTCCGTGAAATACTCGTCCTAACCAAGATGGCGGATATGCTAATGAGCGGCCCCGAGGGAGTCTGGGCCGCGAGGGGATTGGGCGATGCGGGGATTCCGCGGGAGGGAAGCTAAGACCAGGTGTTACAACCTTTCCAGCGAAGGAAGCCGGATGCCCTGAAGTCTCGCGAGATCCTGCCGGGGCCCAATGGAGCGTTGGGGTCGGCTTATCACTAGGAGAGCTTGTTGGGGGCGGAGCTCTGCCCTGAGCGGGCCGGGAGGCGTAGGTGCCCGGCGTAGCGGCGTTTAGGCCGAGCTACCGCGGTGAGGAGCGAAGCTGTGGccatgaaggaggagaaggagcacaGGCCTAAGGAGAAGCGAGTAACCCTCTTGACTCCTCCAGGTGCTACAGGCAGCGGCGGTGGGGCTTCGGGAGACAGCACCAAAGGGGAAGATAAGCAGGATCGGaacaaggagaagaaagaggcgTTGAGCAAGGTGTCTGGCCGGCTGTTGGCCCAGGAGAGGGCGGGACGGTTCCACCACCCGAGAAAGATGGTTGGGAATGGGGctgccctcttcctctcccaatctcttcctctgtttcttcacttGAGTGAAAATCGCATCACCCTGTCTCATCCACTCTCCCAAAATGGGGGTTCCCTTCCCGGCAGAGCTCCGGGATGGGAGTGAGGGAGGGCGGGGGGATTCCCTGACTGGAAGGGTTTAGGTCAGAGCCGTGAGATGATGATGGGAGGGGGGGGCGATAGCGAAAAGGATGAGGAATTGAGGGGGAATTATTAAACAGAAAGGTGCTATCACCAGCGGGAGTAGTACGTGATAGGAATATTAACAGGTTAGTTGAGGGAATGGGTGGGTGGCGGCTATTAATGGTCTTGGGCCAAATCGGGTACATTCTGTTCGGGGAGCAGTGAGGGAATTGGGGGTATTTCTTAGAATTTTGAATTCTTTATGCTGACTGAATAAGGACTTTATCAATCAAGAATTCCTGGCACCCACAAAAGACCAGGGTTGGTTTACAAATTTCTTACCACTACTGAAAAATGGGTGACAGAAAATGAGGCGAAAACCTAGTAAACCGTGGGGCTTCGGGTTAACAGAACCTAAGATTTCCTTGCTCCAGGCAGTTCTCGtttctgagagtttttttttttttttttttttaaactatgttaCTGTTAACGTTTGACTAATCGTTCTGAGCGTTCTGAACATTCTCTTGGGTTTTTAGAAGTGATCTCATCTTTTAAAGGCCAACTTTCTTCAGGAACAGTGATTCAGGTATGACAGAAAATTGATTTgtactaattttattttccttattcatttCTTAAGGTGGTAATTCGGAGATTACCGCCCACTTTGACCAAGGAGCAGCTTCAGGAACATCTTCAGCCTATGCCTGAGCAtgattattttgagtttttttctaATGATACTAGGTAAAATAAGAGGGAGGGGTAAATGAAAAAggtttcttccattcttttttttaatcctactcatgatttctattttatttttgagccTTTTTAATATATGCATACTTGTAATTCAGCCAGACACCTGCAAGCACATTCACATAATTGCTTTCCTTCCTGCAGTTTGTATCCTCATATGTATGCAAGAGCATACATCAACTTTAAAAACCAAGAGGACATTATTTTGTTCAGGGATCGTTTTGATGGTTATGTATTCCTTGACAATAAAGGTGAGTCCTTTTAACTGAAGGGGAGTTTGTCATTTGTTTAAGACAGTGTATCCCTGTTCTCTTGATGCCTTCATAGTGTTTCTGAAATCCTGAGTGATAAGATGAGCAACATTTAAAGAGTTTTATGCATTTGATAAGCTTATGACAGCCTTATAAATAGATAATATGAGGTTTTACAGGTATTTGTATTAACCTATTATTTCTCTAGTTTGTCAACCAAAGGAAATTGCCACTGTTTTCTCCTCCTGTGACAGTTCTTTTGCCCTGTTTTAGGTGATCCGTTGTCTTGAGTATTTACTAGTTTTAAGTGATACTGACAAGTGACTCTTTAAACTTGTATgacaagttttaaatatttacttctcaTCTTGCTTCAAGGACCAATACTTATTTAATTCAGATCCTTTATGTCAATAGTTGCCAGTTGGAGTACTGTTTAACATTCTAAGTTGTATGTAATTAAACCACTGAGCTTGATGATTTCCCACTTCCTATCCAGGAGTTTATAGGGAAGAAAAACTTCTGCATTAAccctcattttattatttgttgcttGCAACATTTAGCCAGAGAATGTCCAAGTCTGGCTACTTTTGCTACTAAGTTTGCTACTTTTCTTTTGGCTATGCAATATTGAATGATGTGTGTTTTTGTTAgattatattttttcaatattacTTCAGAGTtggtaaaaaatgaaatctttgtcAGGGAATATGCCAGTAAAAGTTGAAGAATTGCCTCTATGTTTGTCCAGTTTTTATTAATCCCCCCAAACCAGCTACTTTTCTGCTCCACAAATTTATTCCAGTAGATAGCAAATGGTTTCCTGAAAATCTGAGTTGTGTTtaactttttcctctctttatccCTTACATTTAAACAAGTGATGGATTTTGTCaatttattgctttttaatatcttgttCATCTAGACTGAGGACGTTAGACTTACTGATACTTTCACATGTCCTCATCACCTAATGCTTAGACAACCACTCTCTCTAAACTTatagaattttccattttctgtatAATTTAGTCTTACTTTGCCATGAAAATAATCTTTTTGAAGATAGTGACTTAAGACAGCAGTTGTGGGAAAAAAGTCCAAATTCCTTAGGTAGACAAAATGTTTTCATCACTTCAGAAAGAATCCTGTATTCATTAGCAGTCATCTCCCATTGTTTGGCCtcacttctaattttttttttttttgcctatattCCACAATTTCCTTTTGCTTCGGTCTGGTTTATCTATTCCTTTTCAGGTATATCAGTTATTAAGGTAATATGATTCTGCACTCACTAGGATTTCTAAAATCTTGTTTCCTCTGTGACTGCTTTGTGATATCTAATGGTCAGTTCTAGTAATTTATCCTGGCTTATGTTTACACACCAAAGGTGTAAAGATGGTATTTTATACCTTCTATTACATTATTCTATAGCAAGGATTTgatgtatttttccagtagtcacttaggtttttaaaaaattattattgagatataactcataccataaaattcagtggtttttagtatattcacagaggtTTATAACTATCACCACTGGGTAATTCCAGAATGTTTTCATCACTTCAAAAAGAATCCTGTATTCATTAGCAGTCATCTACCAttctcctctcccccagcccctggcaacggCTAATCTACTAACTATGGATTTCcttattctgaacatttcatatgaaCTAAATCATATAATATATGGCCTTTTGTGACTACCTCTtttacttagcatgttttcaagattcatccatgttatagtaTGTATCATTATCTCATtgcttttttttggtttttgacattattaaaaattatggtaaaatacacataaataaaatttatcatcttaaccatttttaagtgtgcagttcagtagtgctgagtacattcacattgttctgCAGCTAATCTCTAGAACTTCTTCATCTTGTAAGACTGAAACTCTGCCCATTAAACAACTCCCCATTTCTCCCTGCCCCAAGCCTCTGACAGCTAGCTGTTAATACATTCTGCCTCTTTGAACCACTATTCTTATTAAGTTGACCATTCTAGGtgtctcatataaatggaataatagtaTTTGACTTTtagtgactggcttattttaatTAGCATATTGTCCTCAAGGTTaatccatgttatagcatgtgtcagaatttccttttccattgtatgtatatacttcattttctttatcctttcatccttTGAGAGAcatttggctattgtgaatgctGCTGCTGGAAATGTACAAACATCTGTTCAAATTtctgctttcacttcttttgaatatataccccaaagtggaattgctgggtcatgtggtaattctatttttaattctttgaggaaccaccatactgtttgccatagtggctgcaccattttatattcccaccagtaatgcctgagggttctaatttctccatgtccttgccaacacttgctattttctgtttttttttcccccctttaatagtaaccattctgacaggtataagGTGATAttgcattgtggttttgatttacatttccctaatgattagtgaggTAATATTTTAATCTCTTCACATTCTTAAGCAcatagcatcttttcatttgcttattggccatttatatatcatctctggagaaatgcctattcaagtcctttgaacatttaaaaatcagattatttgggggttttgttgttgttgagttacagttctttacatattctgtaTATtgaccccttatcagatatatgatttgaaaatattttctccagttctgtaggcttccttttcactctgttgattgtgTCCCTAGATGcacagaagttcttaattttgatgcagcacagtttatctgtttttcacttttgttgcctgtgcttttggtgtctcCTGCTGTATTTTCTAataacagctttactgagatataatgcacatgccataaaattcacccttttaaataattacagttcagtgtttttttagtatattcacaaagttgtgcagcTATCActacaatctaattttagaacacatTCATCACACCATGTACCCATTAGTTGTTACACCCCATCTCTAGACAAGCACTAACCTGCCTTCTGTCTCTAGCCTTACTTATTGTAGAGATTTCTGGTTTTGTAGAAAAATCAATTAaggtataattttcattttaaaatgcatccaTTTTACATGTGCATTTGGTGACTTTTGACATATTTATACCCCTGTATAGTCAGTATTgtgatcttgttttgttttttgtttgtttgctttttggctgtgccatgcagtttgcaggatcttagttcccccaccaggaatccAGTCTGGACCCTGAAGTGAAAGTGCCAAGtattaagcactggaccaccaaggattccctttgatatattttttaaatgaaaattagtttgtagatttttttccccccgcATATCACAATATCAGAGTTTAGAGGTtgaatttaaatgaatattttaattccctcccatatatttttgttgttttttcggTATGAATTGGGGACTGCTTTGGTACCATGTTGATTTTAGTTGTGCCAATAAGATTTATGTCTTTTGGGAGACCCTATTCAGATCACTGTCATCAAAGGAAGCCTAGAGAGCAGGAGGTTGAGTCTCTTGTATCcatttttgacattttctttcttttagcaaGTGTGCTATTTTTTCTAAACAGGTCAGGAATATCCTGCCATCGTAGAATTTGCACCTTTTCAAAAAGCTGCAAAAAAGAAGACTAAGAAAAGAGATACTAAAGTTGGAACTATTGATGATGGTATAGTATAGCTCTAGTTACTTAATGCGCTAATgccatgtgtttttaaatttaatcttcgattaataattgacttacaatgttgtgttaaagtgattcagttatacatatatccattctttttcagattcttttcccatatggatTATTACCaaatactgaatagagttccctgtgctatatagtagggccATAGATTTTTAGAAGAATATATTACCTTTGTGGGAATTGAGTGGACTCCaatcttttaaattaagaaaacatacGAAATAAAGTTCATGAGAAATGTAATTCACTGATGAAAGCTTTGCTTGTTAGAATGGAGATGGGTTTCCTCTAGTTATCACTCTCTTTGGCTAATGGCTTTTCATTCCTTCACCATTAAACAATATATTGTTGACTGTTGAGTAGTAAATCACCTTAGGTATATTCATTAGAAGACAATGGAAAAAGTCAGATGTTTCAAAATACAACTCCTTAAGGCCCCTTAccatttttatgattatttatttgacttttggtttccatttgtaTAAAGAGGAAGAGTTATCATTGAGAACTGTGATGGAAAAATTTCTGTGCTTGAGTAACAACATAAAGTAACTGAAGTGGCCAATCCTGTTTCTAGGCTTTGAATATGCAGTTAACTGCACACATTGAACTGAAATACTGgaactaaaaaacaaataattgcCATTTATGGTAAACTGGATCCAGGTTTTGAGATCTCAGTAATGTGGTTGTTGGTTAAGGACTTAGccataatattttatatcagaTTGGTATTTCAGAATCACCTAGTTTGGtttccattattatttattactataatgtgtattttataaagaaaacgcAGGCAAGACTCAACACACAGCTGCTTATTGACTGTATCATAGACTCAGATGTTGAAGACTAGATCAGGTGACATGCTCCACAGTGCATTCTCCACATAGAATATAATGACTCAGATGTGCTACCCCTTCTGATGTCGGAGGCATGTAGGAAAGAATTCCAGATATTACCATCACCTCTAGTGCCACATCTAGGACATCCCCCCTCATTTATTGGGTGTTTAGAACACCCAATTTTGATATTCTGAGTTTCTTTAAAGTGAGGTGTACCCATGTAGGAACTGCTTACATGCTCTACATGATACTCTCTGAGGGTCCCATAGCTATAGCTTACAGTTCTCCCATAAGTATGACTCTGGATTAATAGGAGTGGtggtttttaaaagcaaactacTTAACATCCCTGGAGGTTGTGTTACAATGCATGGTGTCTCACTTTGCCTGACTCTGTCGGTATATCTAATAGGAGTTCTCAGAGTAAGTGACCAATAAAGCCCCAAATAGTCTATCTTATGGGTATAGTTGGGTTTATTTTCAATCTTCCATGAAGCAGAAAATTATCTTCTTTGATAAGTAAATATCCTggataatatttcttattttgtttaaagtctgctatattttctatttacttaaataattatttagatCCAGAATATAGAAAATTTTTGGAGAGCTATGCTGCAGATAATGAGAAAATGACATCTACTCCAGAGACACTGCTagaggaaatagaagcaaaaaataGAGAACTAATAGGTAAGTGGGCAAAAGAAATTAAGCATTATGGTTTTTTCATCAGAAGACCTGTCAGACTCCCACTTCCATCATTTGCTAGCTATGTGACCATAGTAAAGGCACTAACTTCTCTGAGACTGTTCATTCTACTATAAAGTGCAGATAATAGCTGACTCACAGGATTATAAGAATCCATCAATAAGATGGGAAATATTCTCTGACTTAATTGCACATATGcaattaagtcatgtccaactctttgtgaccacatggactatagcctgccaggctcctctgtccatgggattctccaggcaagaataccggagtgggttgccatgccctccagggaatcttccccacccagggatagaacctgggtctcttatatctcttgcattggcaggcgggttctttaccagaagagccacctgggaagccccctctgaCTTATTTAGTGCCACACAAATGTTAGTATAAAACTTTGAAGAGCTATATGGGACCTTAAGATGTTAATGAGTCTTTGAAGATCAGTTGATGTTTTCTACTAATAAGTTCATATtcgtaaaaaaaaattttgacttgaaaatattaaaaaaaatgacattggtTACTGCAGAATTGAAAACCTCTTGAGAAATTCTAGCTTGGATGTTGGTTTTGGTATTAAGTTGTCACTACTGCATCGGCTCTAAACATAAGCATAGCCTCCAACCTGCACAGGATTTCCACTCCTAGGAATTTCTCCAAAGGAAGTATGCTTTTCAAAAAGCTAGCTGTAAGATTAGATAGCATTGTTCAGAATattgaaaaatgaattaaatattcttttaaaacttgGTTTTTATTAatggatgcttccctggtggctcagctggtaaagaatccacccgcagtgcgggagacctggggttcatccccgggttgggaagatcccctggagaagggaaaggctacccaccccagtattctggcctggagaattccatggaccatatagtccatggggttgcaaagagtcagacacgactgagcgactttcactttcataatataAGCCCACCTCTGATAGTTTCCATAAAataaattcccagaagtggaattacggGGTCAAAAGTATTAGATATTTTTAGCCCCTTATCCCAGTTTCTTCCTGGTTGAACAGATTTATActcccatctgtaaaacaagagAATGTCCTTCACACCTTATTCTCACTGACACCAGgaattgctctttttaaaaattgttttattgttttaatttaaatttcttaacttttaatattttaaaccttCCTAATTTAAGTAGACTATTATAAAACTTCTTTCCAATAAGATAGTTGTGAACTTACTGTTTGAGGGGTGTAGTTTTCCCACCTCGGGTGGTTGGCAGGGAATGTCAGAAAATGGACTCCTTTCTAGGGTTTGATTAAGTATTATTAATAATCTGTTTACATTTGTGTAGCTAAAAAGACAACTCCACTTTTGAGCTTCCTGAAAAACAAGCAGgtaaaccttttgtttttctggttctcACAATACTTCTATTTCATTGGTTCGCATTCTGTAAATTTAAGAGCATTGGGATCGTACAGTAGGGATAGCTGCTTTCTCTACCactgttctttaaatatttggctcTCTGACCTGCTCCTTCACTCTGGTTGTTGGACCATAGATTCACTCTGCAGAGCTAGGGGTTCCTTAGCTTGTTCCAGTGGCATTCTTGAATTGGATACTGTAGCAAGGCAGCAGTGGGAAACTGATGAGCAGGCTGtggtctttttctctctcatattCTGAATGGAGTCGGGAGGGGGTTAAGGAAGTGGAAAGTGGGAAGGAAAGATGATACAGTTAAGTGGGTGCCCACCGTACTTTCTGAACTATGTTTTTGGTGGTAATTACCTTGTCTGAAGACTGTTGATGTTTCTTTGCAGAggatgagagaagaaaagagagaagaaaggaggcggcgagaaatagaaagaaaaagacaaagagaagaagagaggagaaagtggaaagaagaagagaaacgaaaacgCAAAGATATAGAAAAGCTAAAGAAGATAGACAGAGTTCCAGAAAGGGACAAATTAAAGGATGAACCAAAGATTAAGGTATGAACATAAGTTAAACCGACTGCATGTTGCTGAAAATTGCATGTACTATATCTACTTCTTCAAATATGCATGCATCTTGTATTGGTGTAAactattttagttttgtttttgtcttttttgggaGGGAGTGAATCTTTCCTGTAATATTCATGTATTACTCTTaatttaagataatttaaaagattaagtAGTTTACATGGGATTTCTTTAGTGCAGTGTTATTTATAATCATTGAAAATGTTCGATTTTGGATTATTATTCTCTCAGTTCATATATAAGGGCGTAGGGCTGGCTGGCATGAATTATGGGTTTTATTCAgcttttccttcatatttgataCATGAAGTTGCCTCATCTGTTTGTTTTCCACTGTCTTCAGGTACACAGGTTTCTGTTACAAGCTGTGAATCAGAAAAATGTAAGGACCAAGTACATGATACAGAGCACCTAGTatcatgtcacacacacacaggtcttaGTTAATAAGTCCTTTTGGTGGCGGTGGTGGTAGTGTTACCTGTAGAAAATGCCCTCAGGCTGACTTGAGTCTTAAAAGCTGAACCGTTTTAAATTCCTGATTTAGAAAGAAACCCAGATGATTTCCTGATGCTCTGCTGTGTACCCAGAAGCTTCAACAATGTGCAGTGAGAGGACAGCCATGCCTTAAGAGCTCTTTCCCCTTCCTTTATACACCTCTCATACCTGGCTGCCTTGTGGGAGTTTTTGGAATATACATCCTCTCCCCTCTCACATGATTCCCCACGTTACCTTCTTGGGTCTCCCTGGGAATCTGTGAGCAGCAGATTCTGATTAACACAGTGCATGTAGGAAGAGGAAAACCTGTGGAAAGACTCCAGCCTAGCTGCTTCCCT encodes the following:
- the UPF3B gene encoding regulator of nonsense transcripts 3B isoform X3; the protein is MPEHDYFEFFSNDTSLYPHMYARAYINFKNQEDIILFRDRFDGYVFLDNKGQEYPAIVEFAPFQKAAKKKTKKRDTKVGTIDDDPEYRKFLESYAADNEKMTSTPETLLEEIEAKNRELIAKKTTPLLSFLKNKQRMREEKREERRRREIERKRQREEERRKWKEEEKRKRKDIEKLKKIDRVPERDKLKDEPKIKVHRFLLQAVNQKNLLKKPEKGDEKELDKREKLKKLDKENLSDERASGQSCTLPKRSEGEFKDEKPKRPEDESGREYRERERDYDRDQERILRERERLKRQEEERRRQKERYEKEKAFKRKEEEMKKEKETLRDKGKKPESTEPVGSSEKTEKKEEVVKRDRIRNKDRPAMQLYQPGARSRNRLCPPDDSTKSGDSAIEKKQESGISHRKEGSEE
- the UPF3B gene encoding regulator of nonsense transcripts 3B isoform X2, with amino-acid sequence MKEEKEHRPKEKRVTLLTPPGATGSGGGASGDSTKGEDKQDRNKEKKEALSKVVIRRLPPTLTKEQLQEHLQPMPEHDYFEFFSNDTSLYPHMYARAYINFKNQEDIILFRDRFDGYVFLDNKGQEYPAIVEFAPFQKAAKKKTKKRDTKVGTIDDDPEYRKFLESYAADNEKMTSTPETLLEEIEAKNRELIAKKTTPLLSFLKNKQRMREEKREERRRREIERKRQREEERRKWKEEEKRKRKDIEKLKKIDRVPERDKLKDEPKIKLLKKPEKGDEKELDKREKLKKLDKENLSDERASGQSCTLPKRSEGEFKDEKPKRPEDESGREYRERERDYDRDQERILRERERLKRQEEERRRQKERYEKEKAFKRKEEEMKKEKETLRDKGKKPESTEPVGSSEKTEKKEEVVKRDRIRNKDRPAMQLYQPGARSRNRLCPPDDSTKSGDSAIEKKQESGISHRKEGSEE
- the UPF3B gene encoding regulator of nonsense transcripts 3B isoform X1 produces the protein MKEEKEHRPKEKRVTLLTPPGATGSGGGASGDSTKGEDKQDRNKEKKEALSKVVIRRLPPTLTKEQLQEHLQPMPEHDYFEFFSNDTSLYPHMYARAYINFKNQEDIILFRDRFDGYVFLDNKGQEYPAIVEFAPFQKAAKKKTKKRDTKVGTIDDDPEYRKFLESYAADNEKMTSTPETLLEEIEAKNRELIAKKTTPLLSFLKNKQRMREEKREERRRREIERKRQREEERRKWKEEEKRKRKDIEKLKKIDRVPERDKLKDEPKIKVHRFLLQAVNQKNLLKKPEKGDEKELDKREKLKKLDKENLSDERASGQSCTLPKRSEGEFKDEKPKRPEDESGREYRERERDYDRDQERILRERERLKRQEEERRRQKERYEKEKAFKRKEEEMKKEKETLRDKGKKPESTEPVGSSEKTEKKEEVVKRDRIRNKDRPAMQLYQPGARSRNRLCPPDDSTKSGDSAIEKKQESGISHRKEGSEE